A part of Tessaracoccus timonensis genomic DNA contains:
- the purH gene encoding bifunctional phosphoribosylaminoimidazolecarboxamide formyltransferase/IMP cyclohydrolase, which translates to MAGRTPLQRALVSVYNKDGLVEIGQDLAAAGVEIVSTGSTARVLAEAGVPVVPVETVTGFPECLDGRVKTLHPKIHAGILADRRLESHRAQLDELDVRPFDVVITNLYPFVETVASGASFDDTIEQIDIGGPTMVRAAAKNHASVAVITDASQYAGLREALANGGYTVEERRQLAVEAFRHTANYDVAVATWLGGQGESDEAPAWYGATYEKTADLRYGENAHQRAALYRDAGGGGLAGAEQLHGKAMSYNNYVDADAAYRAAYDHASPCVAIIKHANPCGIAVGADVAEAHRKAHACDSVSAFGGVIACNRPVSLAMAEQVAEIFTEVIVAPGYEQGAVEALSKKKNIRILVAEAPQRTGQASREISGGLLRQDIDAIDADGDNPANWTLACGDAVDEATLRDLEFAWRAVRSVKSNAILLAADGASVGVGMGQVNRVDSCHLAVNRAGERASGSVAASDAFFPFADGPQVLIDAGVRAIVQPGGSVRDQEVTDAVTQAGITMYFTGTRHFFH; encoded by the coding sequence ATGGCTGGACGTACACCCCTGCAGCGCGCTCTCGTGAGCGTCTACAACAAGGACGGGCTCGTCGAGATCGGGCAAGACCTTGCCGCCGCTGGTGTGGAGATCGTCTCCACCGGATCCACCGCGCGCGTGCTGGCGGAGGCGGGTGTGCCGGTGGTGCCCGTCGAAACGGTCACCGGGTTCCCAGAATGCCTGGACGGCCGCGTGAAAACCCTCCACCCGAAGATCCACGCTGGCATTCTCGCCGACCGTCGGCTCGAATCCCACCGCGCCCAGCTCGACGAACTCGACGTCCGCCCGTTCGACGTTGTCATCACCAACTTGTATCCCTTCGTGGAGACGGTGGCCTCCGGCGCATCCTTCGACGACACTATCGAGCAGATCGACATTGGCGGCCCGACGATGGTGCGTGCCGCCGCCAAGAACCACGCATCCGTCGCGGTCATCACCGACGCCTCGCAGTACGCCGGACTCCGCGAGGCGCTCGCGAACGGCGGCTACACCGTCGAAGAGCGCCGGCAGCTCGCCGTCGAAGCGTTCCGGCACACCGCCAACTACGACGTTGCCGTCGCCACCTGGCTCGGCGGGCAGGGAGAAAGCGACGAGGCCCCCGCCTGGTACGGCGCCACGTACGAGAAGACCGCAGACCTGCGCTACGGCGAGAACGCGCACCAGCGTGCCGCCCTCTACCGTGACGCAGGCGGCGGTGGCTTGGCCGGCGCAGAACAGCTGCACGGCAAGGCCATGAGCTACAACAACTACGTTGACGCCGACGCCGCCTACCGCGCGGCATACGACCACGCCAGCCCCTGCGTCGCCATCATCAAGCACGCAAACCCGTGCGGCATTGCCGTCGGAGCTGACGTTGCCGAGGCCCACCGCAAGGCCCACGCCTGCGATTCCGTGTCCGCATTCGGCGGGGTCATCGCCTGCAACCGCCCCGTCTCGCTCGCCATGGCAGAGCAGGTGGCGGAGATCTTCACTGAGGTGATCGTCGCGCCCGGCTACGAGCAGGGAGCCGTGGAAGCGCTCAGCAAGAAGAAGAACATCCGCATCCTGGTGGCCGAGGCTCCCCAGCGCACCGGGCAGGCGTCGCGCGAAATCAGCGGCGGGCTGCTGCGCCAAGATATCGACGCCATCGACGCCGACGGCGACAACCCGGCCAACTGGACGCTGGCCTGCGGGGACGCCGTCGACGAAGCCACGCTCCGCGACCTCGAATTCGCATGGCGCGCCGTGCGCTCCGTGAAGTCGAACGCCATCCTGCTCGCTGCCGACGGTGCCTCCGTCGGCGTGGGCATGGGGCAGGTCAACCGGGTCGACTCCTGCCACCTTGCTGTGAACCGGGCGGGCGAGCGCGCGTCGGGCTCCGTCGCGGCGTCCGATGCGTTCTTCCCGTTCGCGGACGGCCCGCAGGTACTCATCGACGCAGGCGTGCGCGCGATCGTGCAACCGGGCGGCTCAGTGCGCGACCAAGAGGTGACCGACGCCGTCACCCAAGCGGGCATCACCATGTACTTCACCGGAACCCGCCACTTCTTCCACTGA
- the sucD gene encoding succinate--CoA ligase subunit alpha translates to MSIFIDKNSRVIVQGMTGKEGRKHTQRMIMSGTRIVGGVTPGKGGESVLFEEDPVPVFNTVGEAKEATGANVSVVFVPPKFAKGAVLEAIEAEMELVVVITEGIPVHDTVEFYTAAKKSGKTRLIGPNCPGLISPGQSNAGIIPATITGPGRLGLVSKSGTLTYQMMYELRDLGFTTAVGIGGDPVVGTMHIDCLQAFEDDPDTDAIVMIGEIGGDAEERAAAYIKENITKPVVGYIAGFTAPPGKTMGHAGAIITGSAGTARAKKEALEAAGVRVGETPSQAADLVREAVAKLDK, encoded by the coding sequence ATGTCCATCTTCATTGACAAGAACAGCCGCGTCATCGTCCAGGGCATGACGGGCAAAGAAGGCCGTAAGCACACGCAGCGCATGATTATGTCCGGCACCCGCATCGTCGGTGGTGTGACCCCGGGCAAGGGCGGCGAGTCGGTGCTCTTCGAAGAAGACCCGGTACCCGTATTCAACACCGTCGGTGAGGCGAAGGAAGCCACCGGCGCCAACGTCTCCGTCGTGTTTGTGCCGCCGAAGTTCGCCAAGGGCGCGGTGCTCGAGGCCATCGAAGCGGAGATGGAGCTCGTCGTCGTCATCACCGAGGGCATCCCGGTGCACGACACCGTCGAGTTCTACACCGCTGCCAAGAAGTCGGGCAAGACCCGCCTCATCGGCCCGAACTGCCCCGGCCTGATCTCTCCCGGACAGTCGAACGCCGGCATCATCCCCGCGACGATCACCGGCCCTGGCCGACTCGGCCTCGTGTCGAAGTCGGGCACGCTCACCTACCAGATGATGTACGAGCTGCGTGACCTCGGCTTCACCACCGCCGTCGGTATCGGTGGCGACCCGGTCGTCGGAACCATGCACATCGACTGCCTCCAGGCATTCGAGGACGATCCGGACACCGACGCCATCGTGATGATCGGTGAAATCGGTGGCGACGCGGAGGAGCGCGCCGCTGCCTACATCAAGGAGAACATCACGAAGCCAGTCGTCGGGTACATCGCTGGCTTCACCGCGCCTCCCGGCAAGACGATGGGCCACGCTGGCGCCATCATCACCGGCTCGGCCGGCACCGCCCGAGCGAAGAAGGAAGCCCTCGAGGCTGCCGGCGTGCGCGTGGGTGAGACGCCGTCGCAGGCGGCTGACCTCGTGCGCGAAGCAGTGGCGAAGCTCGACAAGTAA
- the sucC gene encoding ADP-forming succinate--CoA ligase subunit beta, with the protein MDLLEYQARALFERFGVPVLPGRTATNVNEALEAHETLGSGTVVVKAQVRTGGRGKAGGVKVAKSRDEVAQVAEQILGLDIKGHTVETVMLSPGAQIAEEFYFSILLDRAQRCFLAMCSLEGGMDIETLAKERPEALAKVELDPIVGIDEAKAAEILKEAGFKEEDYERIGVVLQKLWTTFKETDATLVEVNPLVRTASGLVLALDGKVTLDDNADFRHADRDEYHQSSGAADLEKQAKEYGLQYVKLDGTVGIIGNGAGLVMSTLDVVAGAGEDLPGQPKPANFLDIGGGASAEVMANGLRIIMSDPQVKSVFVNVFGGITACNDVANGIVNALDILGDEAKLPIVVRLDGNAVDVGLQILADRNHPLITVVDTMDGAARKAAELASEGN; encoded by the coding sequence GTGGATCTCCTGGAATACCAGGCGCGCGCCCTGTTCGAACGCTTCGGCGTTCCCGTGCTACCGGGCCGCACAGCTACGAACGTCAATGAAGCTCTCGAAGCCCATGAAACCCTCGGCAGCGGCACCGTTGTCGTGAAGGCTCAGGTCCGCACTGGCGGACGCGGCAAGGCCGGCGGCGTCAAAGTCGCCAAGTCTAGGGACGAAGTCGCTCAGGTTGCTGAGCAGATCCTCGGTCTGGACATCAAGGGCCACACCGTCGAAACCGTCATGTTGAGCCCCGGCGCGCAGATCGCCGAGGAATTCTACTTCTCCATCCTGCTCGACCGCGCTCAGCGCTGCTTCCTGGCCATGTGCAGCCTCGAAGGCGGCATGGATATAGAGACGCTCGCGAAGGAGCGCCCCGAGGCTCTGGCGAAGGTGGAGCTCGACCCCATCGTCGGCATCGACGAAGCCAAGGCCGCTGAAATCCTCAAGGAAGCCGGCTTCAAGGAGGAGGACTACGAGCGCATCGGCGTCGTCCTCCAGAAGCTGTGGACGACGTTCAAGGAAACCGACGCCACCCTCGTCGAAGTGAACCCCCTCGTGCGCACTGCCTCCGGCCTGGTGCTGGCGCTCGACGGCAAGGTCACCCTCGACGATAACGCCGACTTCCGCCACGCCGACCGTGACGAATACCATCAGTCCTCCGGTGCAGCAGACCTCGAGAAGCAGGCCAAGGAATACGGGCTCCAGTACGTCAAGCTCGACGGCACCGTCGGCATCATCGGCAACGGCGCGGGCCTCGTCATGAGCACCCTCGACGTCGTGGCCGGCGCTGGCGAGGATCTCCCCGGCCAGCCCAAGCCCGCCAACTTCCTCGACATCGGCGGCGGTGCGTCGGCCGAGGTGATGGCCAATGGCCTGCGCATCATCATGTCCGACCCCCAGGTGAAATCGGTGTTCGTCAACGTCTTCGGCGGCATCACCGCCTGCAACGACGTGGCCAACGGCATCGTGAACGCCCTCGACATCCTGGGCGACGAAGCCAAGCTGCCCATCGTCGTGCGTCTCGACGGCAACGCGGTCGACGTCGGTCTCCAGATCCTCGCCGATCGGAACCACCCGCTGATCACCGTCGTCGACACCATGGACGGCGCTGCCCGCAAGGCAGCCGAACTCGCGAGCGAAGGGAACTGA
- a CDS encoding phosphatidylserine/phosphatidylglycerophosphate/cardiolipin synthase family protein, whose amino-acid sequence MPAPHHPSTRQRLGTVVSRGAVLLVIAQIILMAALTGFEALRKKHRKSRKFPTSEPQPIIIDGNELQVYTYGQDLYEDMIEAIDAATDRVYFETFIWKSDQWGKRVKDALIRASERGVDVYVIWDTFANLVVSRKFYQFPHDIHQLRFPIVRGIFGPRNWGFDHRKLLVVDGKIGFIGGYNVGSLYATGWRDTHLRVVGPDASELENAFIDFWNNHRRRQHPVIDENPRRSWFSKLRIHRNSPRIAVYPIRNMYLEAIDRATDRIWMTHAYLIPDDDLIDALRQASRRGVDVRIIVPERSNHVVADWLSRGWYTRLLRAGIRLFLYEHAMVHAKTATMDGAWVTIGTANLDRLSLVGNYEANLEIADETLAAHMEEIFHMDLSNCYELTLDMWQQRSWVAKLTEAFLSPWRPMF is encoded by the coding sequence ATGCCTGCACCGCATCATCCCTCCACTCGGCAGCGTCTGGGAACAGTGGTCAGCCGTGGCGCCGTGCTCCTAGTCATCGCGCAGATCATTCTCATGGCGGCGCTGACCGGGTTCGAAGCGCTGCGCAAGAAACACCGCAAGTCGCGCAAGTTCCCCACCAGCGAGCCGCAGCCCATCATCATCGACGGCAACGAGCTGCAGGTGTACACCTACGGCCAAGATCTCTACGAAGACATGATCGAGGCCATCGACGCGGCCACCGACCGCGTCTACTTCGAGACATTCATCTGGAAATCCGACCAGTGGGGCAAGCGTGTCAAGGATGCCCTCATTCGTGCCTCCGAGCGCGGCGTTGACGTGTACGTCATCTGGGACACCTTCGCGAACCTCGTAGTCAGCCGAAAGTTTTACCAATTCCCCCACGACATTCACCAGCTGCGCTTCCCCATCGTTCGTGGCATCTTCGGTCCGCGGAATTGGGGATTCGACCACCGCAAGCTGCTCGTCGTCGACGGCAAAATCGGATTCATCGGAGGCTACAACGTCGGCAGCCTCTACGCCACGGGCTGGCGCGACACCCACCTGCGCGTCGTCGGCCCCGATGCCTCGGAGCTCGAGAACGCGTTCATCGACTTCTGGAACAACCACCGTCGCAGGCAACACCCCGTGATCGACGAGAACCCCCGTCGGAGCTGGTTCTCGAAGTTGCGCATCCACCGTAACTCGCCGCGTATCGCGGTCTATCCCATCCGCAATATGTACCTCGAGGCCATCGATCGCGCCACCGATCGCATCTGGATGACCCACGCCTACCTCATTCCCGACGACGACCTCATCGACGCGCTACGCCAGGCGTCGCGGCGGGGGGTTGACGTACGCATCATCGTTCCCGAACGCTCGAATCACGTGGTGGCCGACTGGCTCTCCCGCGGTTGGTACACGCGCCTACTGCGGGCGGGTATCCGCCTCTTCCTCTACGAACACGCCATGGTGCACGCCAAAACGGCGACGATGGATGGCGCGTGGGTGACCATCGGCACCGCGAATCTCGACCGGCTGAGCCTCGTCGGCAACTACGAAGCGAACCTCGAAATCGCCGACGAAACCCTCGCCGCGCACATGGAAGAGATCTTCCACATGGATCTGTCGAATTGTTACGAGCTCACGCTCGACATGTGGCAGCAGCGCTCGTGGGTGGCGAAGCTCACGGAAGCATTCCTCAGCCCGTGGCGCCCAATGTTCTGA
- the purN gene encoding phosphoribosylglycinamide formyltransferase, whose protein sequence is MIDVVVLASGSGTLTQALIDAVEAGELEARIVAVISDQPTAGVLERARSHSIDAVAHPLPKGTDREAWDRELAHIVERYEPDLVASAGFMKLLGPHFLARFEGRTINTHPALLPSFPGMHGARDALHAGVKVTGATVFVVDAGVDTGRILAQGAVDVLDDDSVESLHERIKVVERRLLVEVVRNWRK, encoded by the coding sequence ATGATCGACGTCGTAGTACTGGCCTCAGGCTCGGGCACGCTCACGCAGGCGCTCATCGACGCCGTCGAGGCAGGCGAACTGGAGGCGCGCATCGTGGCTGTCATCTCCGACCAGCCCACCGCCGGCGTCTTGGAGCGCGCACGCAGCCACAGCATCGACGCCGTCGCCCACCCCCTGCCCAAGGGCACTGACCGCGAGGCGTGGGATCGCGAGCTGGCACATATCGTCGAACGATACGAGCCAGATCTTGTTGCATCCGCCGGCTTCATGAAGCTGCTTGGCCCCCATTTTCTCGCGCGGTTCGAGGGGCGCACCATCAACACCCACCCGGCGCTGCTGCCGAGTTTCCCGGGCATGCACGGCGCCCGCGACGCTCTGCACGCCGGGGTGAAGGTGACGGGGGCGACGGTGTTCGTCGTCGACGCCGGAGTGGACACCGGTAGGATCTTGGCCCAGGGCGCCGTCGACGTACTCGACGACGACTCGGTCGAATCGCTCCACGAGCGCATCAAGGTTGTGGAGCGACGGTTGTTGGTCGAAGTCGTTCGCAATTGGAGGAAGTAA
- the pcrA gene encoding DNA helicase PcrA: MSESLFPDLAAVFQPESQSGAEPPRERTGSVRHVSDEELLDGLNAPQRRAVTHAGGPVLVVAGAGSGKTRVLTRRIAYLVGHGDVHPGSILAITFTNKAAAEMRERVIELVGNRAKLMWVSTFHSACVRILRADIDRFGLPKSFSIYDDADAKRLMSLVLRDLEADPKRFPVRSVLNAVSNYKNELVDHETAQVQAVTPQQKVYAEAYAAYQARLQAAGALDFDDLIMTTVNLLQAFPDVRERYRRRFRHVLVDEYQDTNHAQYALVRELCGEATVGLADGTPTVEPAELMVVGDSDQSIYAFRGATIRNILDFEADFPGAETIVLDQNYRSTGNVLTAANAVISRNKGRRDKQLWSDLGEGEPIVGWVADSEHDEAQFIATEIDRLRDEQVSNYGDTAVFYRTNAQSRALEEVFIRVGLPYKVVGGVRFYERKEIKDAIAYLRAVVNPADDVSVRRILNVPKRGIGDRAESAVANLAARERITFFEALRRADEAQLATRSLNQIKAFVDIIDQARANADAGESADEVLLGLLKESKYVPELQASTDPQDATRLENLEELVNVAAEFVAAANTVDLDEEEGSELIVGMPEPDDSIEAFLERVALVADSDQVPDDDSGVVTLMTLHTAKGLEFDTVFLTGLEEGIFPHQRAMTSNDELEEERRLAYVGITRARKRLYLSRATVRMVFGQPMYNPASRFLDEIPAHVLDWQRTGESSTTWAASAATRTKQSRSRMQEQPTGFGKSSTLRPALEVRSGDKVLHAKFGLGTVLAVIGFGADAKADIDFGSAGMKRMSLKHSPMEKL; the protein is encoded by the coding sequence ATGTCTGAATCGCTATTTCCCGACCTCGCCGCCGTCTTCCAACCGGAGTCACAATCTGGGGCAGAGCCCCCGCGTGAACGCACCGGGAGTGTGCGCCATGTCTCCGACGAGGAGCTGCTCGACGGCTTGAACGCGCCCCAGCGTCGCGCCGTCACGCACGCTGGGGGGCCGGTGCTCGTCGTGGCTGGCGCCGGCTCTGGAAAGACGCGGGTGCTCACCAGGCGCATCGCCTACCTCGTCGGGCATGGCGACGTCCACCCCGGCTCAATTCTGGCCATCACCTTCACCAACAAGGCCGCCGCCGAGATGCGCGAGCGCGTGATTGAGCTCGTCGGCAACCGAGCAAAGCTGATGTGGGTGTCCACCTTCCACTCGGCGTGCGTGCGCATCTTGCGCGCTGACATCGACCGCTTCGGCCTGCCCAAGAGCTTTTCGATTTACGACGACGCCGACGCCAAGCGCCTCATGTCGCTCGTGCTGCGCGACTTGGAAGCTGATCCCAAGCGCTTTCCCGTGCGCAGCGTGCTCAACGCGGTGAGCAACTACAAGAACGAACTCGTCGACCACGAAACCGCGCAGGTGCAGGCGGTCACCCCGCAGCAAAAGGTGTACGCCGAGGCCTACGCCGCCTACCAGGCCCGGCTCCAGGCAGCCGGCGCGCTGGATTTCGACGACCTCATCATGACGACGGTCAACCTCCTCCAAGCTTTCCCCGACGTGCGAGAGCGGTACCGTCGCCGCTTCCGCCACGTCCTCGTCGATGAGTATCAAGACACCAACCATGCCCAATACGCGCTGGTGCGGGAGCTGTGCGGTGAGGCCACCGTCGGGCTCGCTGACGGCACGCCGACGGTCGAGCCTGCGGAGCTGATGGTAGTGGGCGATTCCGATCAGTCCATCTACGCATTCCGGGGCGCCACCATCCGCAACATTCTCGATTTCGAGGCCGATTTCCCCGGTGCCGAGACCATCGTGCTGGACCAGAATTACCGCTCGACGGGCAACGTGCTCACCGCTGCCAACGCCGTGATTTCCCGCAACAAGGGGCGGCGCGACAAGCAGCTATGGAGCGATCTCGGCGAGGGTGAGCCCATCGTCGGGTGGGTCGCCGACTCGGAGCACGACGAGGCGCAGTTCATCGCGACGGAGATCGACCGCTTGCGCGACGAGCAGGTCAGTAACTACGGCGACACCGCGGTGTTTTACCGTACGAACGCGCAGTCTCGAGCGCTGGAGGAGGTGTTCATCCGCGTCGGCCTGCCGTACAAGGTGGTGGGTGGCGTGCGCTTCTACGAGCGCAAAGAGATCAAGGACGCCATCGCGTACCTGCGGGCTGTGGTGAACCCCGCCGACGACGTGTCGGTGCGGCGCATTCTCAACGTGCCGAAGCGCGGCATCGGCGACCGGGCGGAGTCCGCCGTCGCGAACCTGGCGGCGCGGGAACGCATCACGTTCTTCGAGGCGCTGCGACGAGCCGACGAGGCCCAGCTCGCCACTCGCAGCCTCAACCAGATCAAGGCGTTCGTCGACATCATCGACCAGGCGCGCGCCAATGCCGACGCGGGGGAGAGCGCCGACGAGGTGCTGCTCGGGCTGCTCAAAGAGTCGAAGTACGTGCCGGAACTGCAGGCATCGACCGACCCCCAGGATGCCACCCGGCTGGAGAACCTCGAAGAGCTCGTGAACGTCGCGGCAGAGTTCGTCGCCGCAGCGAACACCGTCGATCTCGACGAAGAGGAGGGCTCGGAGCTGATCGTGGGCATGCCCGAGCCTGATGACTCCATCGAAGCGTTCCTAGAGCGGGTGGCGCTCGTCGCGGACTCCGACCAAGTGCCCGACGACGACTCCGGCGTGGTAACGCTCATGACGCTGCACACCGCGAAGGGGCTCGAGTTCGACACCGTGTTCCTCACTGGGCTGGAGGAGGGCATCTTCCCGCATCAGCGCGCGATGACGTCCAACGACGAGCTTGAGGAGGAACGGCGGCTCGCCTACGTCGGCATCACGCGAGCCCGCAAGCGGCTATACCTGTCGCGGGCCACGGTGCGCATGGTGTTTGGGCAGCCGATGTACAACCCGGCATCGAGGTTCCTCGACGAGATCCCCGCCCACGTGCTGGATTGGCAGCGCACGGGTGAATCCTCGACGACGTGGGCGGCGTCGGCGGCGACCCGCACGAAGCAATCGCGATCGCGCATGCAGGAACAGCCCACGGGGTTTGGGAAGAGCAGCACCTTGCGTCCAGCGCTCGAAGTGCGCTCCGGCGACAAGGTGCTGCACGCCAAGTTCGGCCTCGGCACGGTGCTCGCCGTGATCGGGTTCGGCGCCGACGCCAAGGCCGACATCGACTTCGGCTCCGCGGGTATGAAGCGCATGAGCCTCAAGCATTCTCCGATGGAGAAGCTCTAA
- a CDS encoding DUF6350 family protein, whose amino-acid sequence MADVTRTVAVDVDDREEPQPRGFSWPWPVLTAVGAVGVALIGWVILAGASTLAWLGDGDAGFVEMLRLATSVLALAHGVPVEIAGQQVSLVPLGLTGVLIFLSLPIASASARRAAVTDGEEDADGAVHVDVEATLWKVAGLHAGTYAVTVAILDGALLGGSVGARSLLGGLVIGLIAGLWGAANGLNHDPTTHWPEWLQAVPRAMGATLMVLVTGGLVTVGIAVFTGRARIVEVASGLGIDAPGVIALSVLHLLYLPNLVLWACSWILGAGITLGDGSLLSLHITDVGLLPAIPVLGAIPEPGLMPKAMLWWLAVGVVAGALAGLVVAWARPRARFDETAVAGGLAGIVAGLLLTLLASLASGGIGVDRLAHIGARVDQLLIFAPVLLGLSGLVAGLILGLIRRPGSGDGDARPRTRLTLVEETTGIVKEDA is encoded by the coding sequence GTGGCCGACGTGACGCGCACGGTGGCAGTCGACGTCGATGATCGGGAGGAGCCTCAGCCGCGGGGCTTTTCGTGGCCGTGGCCCGTGTTAACCGCTGTGGGCGCCGTGGGCGTCGCTCTGATCGGGTGGGTCATCCTCGCCGGTGCGAGCACCCTTGCCTGGCTAGGCGACGGAGACGCCGGATTCGTGGAGATGCTTCGCCTTGCCACATCCGTGCTCGCACTAGCCCACGGGGTGCCGGTAGAGATCGCCGGCCAGCAGGTCTCGCTCGTCCCACTGGGCCTCACTGGAGTGCTGATATTCCTGTCGCTGCCCATAGCGAGCGCGTCGGCGCGACGAGCGGCTGTTACCGACGGTGAGGAAGACGCCGACGGAGCCGTCCACGTCGACGTCGAGGCCACGCTGTGGAAGGTGGCTGGCCTGCACGCAGGCACCTACGCGGTGACCGTCGCAATACTCGACGGCGCCCTGCTCGGCGGCTCTGTGGGTGCGCGCTCACTGCTGGGTGGCCTCGTCATCGGGCTCATCGCCGGGCTGTGGGGCGCGGCGAACGGGCTCAACCACGATCCAACGACGCACTGGCCCGAGTGGCTACAGGCAGTGCCCAGGGCAATGGGTGCAACCCTGATGGTGTTGGTGACGGGTGGCCTCGTCACCGTCGGTATCGCGGTGTTCACTGGGCGGGCGCGCATCGTCGAGGTGGCCTCCGGGCTCGGCATCGACGCGCCCGGAGTGATCGCGCTGTCGGTGCTGCACCTGCTCTATCTGCCCAACCTCGTGCTGTGGGCATGCTCCTGGATTCTGGGTGCGGGCATCACACTCGGCGACGGCTCGCTGCTCTCGCTGCACATCACTGACGTCGGGTTGCTCCCGGCGATCCCCGTGCTCGGAGCCATTCCTGAGCCTGGGCTCATGCCGAAGGCCATGCTGTGGTGGCTGGCGGTCGGCGTCGTCGCTGGCGCACTGGCCGGACTGGTGGTCGCGTGGGCGCGGCCACGCGCGCGGTTCGACGAGACCGCGGTCGCAGGAGGCCTCGCGGGTATCGTCGCAGGGCTGCTGCTGACGCTGCTCGCGTCGCTGGCCAGCGGCGGGATCGGCGTCGATCGCCTCGCCCACATCGGCGCCCGCGTCGACCAATTGCTCATCTTCGCGCCCGTGCTGCTCGGTCTGTCGGGCCTCGTCGCGGGGCTCATCCTCGGTCTGATCCGCCGTCCGGGCAGCGGCGACGGCGACGCGCGGCCCCGCACGCGGCTCACCCTCGTCGAAGAGACCACCGGCATCGTGAAGGAGGACGCATGA
- a CDS encoding GlsB/YeaQ/YmgE family stress response membrane protein yields MTPIAYLVVGLIAGAIAKAIVPGKQGGGFILTTILGIVGAFVGGLIGQLMTGDSFDNIWSISGLISAVIGAIVVLVVFGLVNKNKA; encoded by the coding sequence ATGACTCCTATTGCGTACCTCGTCGTTGGTCTCATTGCTGGCGCAATTGCGAAAGCCATCGTCCCCGGCAAGCAGGGCGGCGGGTTCATCCTGACTACCATCCTCGGCATCGTCGGCGCCTTCGTAGGCGGCCTCATCGGCCAACTCATGACTGGCGATTCCTTCGACAACATCTGGTCCATCAGCGGCCTGATCAGCGCTGTCATCGGCGCAATCGTCGTGCTCGTAGTCTTCGGGCTCGTGAACAAGAATAAGGCCTGA
- a CDS encoding M23 family metallopeptidase: protein MSAVPGSAPRRGVTDAILDDDIEDITSTPQRAKRGRRARKLGKGAIAGVVASTLAVGTLFTFAFVSRSGQDASLESIGADVAVPAAAVEAARLGFADRSKDASRSALRESISGAAADENARKRTASIDEAASDALAAETKDSAQERERLMDEDLKLVSKQAAKLKKEAEEAEKVLEAARKAKGNAVTGMSAEDVAALSSSGASMPVKQNYRIGAGFGQRGLWARYHTGQDFPAPVGTPVYAVASGVVLSSTAGSWAGTNVVIQHKTGATLSAHLSRRVVSPGEAVKPGQIIGYVGATGRAFGPHLHFEYYPNGTTPGDVYSASNPMTFLRSLGAR from the coding sequence GTGAGCGCAGTTCCCGGAAGCGCACCGCGACGCGGTGTCACCGATGCCATCCTCGACGACGACATCGAGGACATCACGTCGACACCCCAGCGCGCGAAGCGTGGCCGTCGCGCACGAAAGCTCGGCAAGGGCGCCATTGCCGGCGTCGTCGCCAGCACCCTGGCCGTGGGAACCCTCTTCACGTTCGCGTTCGTATCCCGCAGCGGTCAGGACGCGTCGCTCGAGTCCATCGGTGCCGATGTCGCCGTACCCGCGGCTGCGGTGGAAGCCGCACGTCTCGGCTTTGCTGACCGCTCGAAGGACGCGTCACGCAGCGCACTGCGTGAGAGCATCAGCGGCGCGGCAGCCGACGAGAACGCCCGTAAGCGCACGGCATCGATCGACGAGGCGGCGAGCGACGCGCTCGCTGCGGAGACGAAAGACAGCGCGCAGGAGCGCGAGCGTCTCATGGACGAAGACTTGAAGCTGGTCAGCAAGCAGGCTGCCAAGCTAAAGAAGGAAGCCGAAGAAGCCGAGAAGGTGCTCGAGGCGGCACGTAAAGCCAAAGGCAACGCCGTGACTGGTATGAGCGCAGAAGATGTCGCAGCACTCAGCTCCAGCGGCGCCTCGATGCCCGTGAAGCAGAACTACCGGATCGGCGCCGGCTTCGGTCAGCGTGGGCTGTGGGCCCGCTACCACACCGGTCAGGACTTCCCAGCCCCGGTTGGAACGCCGGTGTACGCCGTCGCCTCGGGCGTAGTTCTCAGCTCCACCGCTGGCTCGTGGGCGGGTACCAATGTGGTGATCCAGCACAAGACTGGCGCCACGCTCTCCGCACACCTGTCACGCCGCGTGGTTTCTCCCGGCGAAGCAGTGAAGCCCGGCCAGATCATCGGCTACGTGGGCGCAACCGGGCGAGCCTTCGGCCCCCACCTGCACTTCGAGTACTACCCCAACGGCACCACGCCCGGCGACGTCTACTCCGCATCCAACCCGATGACCTTCCTGCGCAGCCTGGGCGCGCGCTGA